The following nucleotide sequence is from Deltaproteobacteria bacterium.
CGGCGATGGCCACCACCGGCGGCACCGTCGCGAACCAGTCCAGGCCGTAGATCACCGCGAAGACGAACATGCCGGCGGGACCTGTGACCGCCGGCAGGATGAGCAGCGAAACCGCCCGCAAAGCGTAGATCCACGCCAGCACCTTGCGCGGGTCCATGCGGTCGCAGAGCCACCCGGCCCCCATGGTGCCGACGAAGTTCAGGCCGGCCATGATCCCCACGGTGATGCTGGCCACCTGGTGGCTGATGCCGATGTCCAGGGCGTGCGGGATCATGTTGGCGCCGATGAGGCCGTTGGAGGTGCCGCCGCAAATGGCGTAGGCGCCGGCCAGGAGCCAGAAGGTGCGTGTGCGGACCGCGTCCCGCACCGTGGTGCTGGTCACCGGCGGTGCGCCGCCGGGTCTCGCGGCCGCGGCCGCGTTGGCCTCCGACTCACCCAGCGCCTCCTCCCCCACCTCGGCGGGATCGTTGCGCATGAGCCACCACACCAGCAGGAAGGCCACCACCGCCACGCCCGAAAGCGTCATGGCCGCCGTGCGCCAGCCCCAGGCCACGATCATGCTCAGCACCACCGGGATGAAGATGAGCTGTCCGGTGGAGCCGGCGCTGTTCAGCAGGCCCAGCACCACGCCGCGGTGGCGCACGAACCAGCGGTGGGCGACGCTGGCCGCCAGTACCGACGAGATGCCGCCCGCGCCGGTGCCGACGATCAGGCCCCACACCACCAGGAACTCCCACAGGCGGTTGATCGACGAGGTCAGCCCAGCCCCCACCGCCAGCAGCGCCAGCGCCACGAGCATCACCACCCGCGGCCCCCGGCGGTCCTGGAAACGGCCGGCGAAGGGGCCGATGGCGCCGTAGAGCACCAGGTTGATGGATACGGCGGCGTTGATCGCTCCGCGGCTCCAGCCGAAGTCCGCTTCCAGCGGTCGCACGAAGGTCTGCGGCGCGGCGCGGATACCCGCGGCCAGGAGCGACGCCGTGAAGGTCGTCGCCACCACCACCCAACCGTAGAAGAACCGGACGTTGAGCGGTCTGCGGGGCCGCGGGTTCGACATGTCGGGTGGGGTGCTCATCGATTGGGCGCGCCGCTTCTCTCCGTGATACAAGCCTTACGCGCGCGGCCCCAGGGCCTCGACGGCGCTCTCGTAGTCTTCGAGCCGCGGCAGCAGCAGCGCGTGCTCCACGCCGGCCTCGCGGTATTCGGCGATGCGCCGGCGGCACGTCGCGGCGTTGCCCAGCAGGTAGAACGCCTCCACCATCTCCTCGGTGATGAGCCCCACGGCGGCCTTCTCGCCGCGGCCCTCCGCGGTGGCGCGAAGCTCGGGCAGGATGCCGGGGTCGAAGCCACCGCGCTCCAGCAGGACTTCTCCCACGAACGGCTCGGCCAGGAGCCGCACCATGCGTTCCTTGAGGGCCGGCATCATGCGCTCGGGATCGCCGGTCAGGCGCACGATTAGCATGCAGGCGATGTCGATGGCCGCCGGGTCGCGTCCCGCCTCCCGGGCCGCGGACGCGATCTCCCGGACCGCGTAGCGCACGTACGCGGTGGGGACGTAGGCGTTGAGGAGCACCCCGTCGGCCACCGCGCCGGCAAGCCGCAGCGCCTTGGGGCCGATGGCGGCCAGGTAGATGGGCAGGCTTGCCTGCGCCGGTGTCACCGCGAGCCGCACGGCCTTGAGGTCCCAGTAAACGCCGGCGCCGCTCACGCGCTCACCCGCCAGGAGTTGCCGGAGCTCGGCCACTGTCTTCTTCATGTGGGTCAGCGGCCGCTCGTAGGGCATGCCCATGCGGCCCTCGATCATCCACTTGTCGCTCCGGCCAAGCCCCAGGAGAAAGCGGCCCCCGGCAATCCGGTCCAGCGTCGCCGCGGACATGGCCAACAGCGCCGGGTTGCGGGTGTAGGGATTGGTGACGCCGAGGCCGAGCCGTATGCGCCGGGTGGCGGCGGCGAGAAAGCCCAGGAGGGAGAACGTCTCCTCGTGAAAGTAGCGCTCGGTGACCCACAGGGAGTCGAAGCCGGCCTCTTCGGCAACCCGGGCGTAGTTCCGCAGCTCATTGCCGCTGTCGATGCCATGGTACAGCACCATGCCCAGCCGTGGCGTCGACGATGTCAAATGTAGGTTCCCGCCCGCTTGAGCCTCGGGTCCAGGACGTCCCGCAGGGCGTCGCCCAGGAGGTTGATGCCCAGCACCGTGATGAAGATGGACAGCCCGGGGAAGAGCGCCAGCCACCACGCGGTGCTGATGTAGATGCGGCCGTCCGCGAGCATGGTGCCCCAGGTGGGGATCTCGGGGGGCACGCCCAGGCCCAGGAAGCTCAGGCTGGCCTCGGAGATGATGGACGAGGCCATGGCGAAGGTGCCGATGACCAGCGACACCTGGATCAGGTTGGGAATGATGTGGCGCGCGATGATCTGGGCGTCGCTGGCGCCCAGCGACTTGGCCGAGATGACGAACTCGCGCGCCTTGAGGGACAGGCTCTGGCCTCGGGTCACTCGGCAGTACTGGATCCAGCGCTGCGCCACCAGGGCGAGGATCAGGTTGAACAGGCCCTGCCCCA
It contains:
- a CDS encoding LLM class flavin-dependent oxidoreductase, which encodes MTSSTPRLGMVLYHGIDSGNELRNYARVAEEAGFDSLWVTERYFHEETFSLLGFLAAATRRIRLGLGVTNPYTRNPALLAMSAATLDRIAGGRFLLGLGRSDKWMIEGRMGMPYERPLTHMKKTVAELRQLLAGERVSGAGVYWDLKAVRLAVTPAQASLPIYLAAIGPKALRLAGAVADGVLLNAYVPTAYVRYAVREIASAAREAGRDPAAIDIACMLIVRLTGDPERMMPALKERMVRLLAEPFVGEVLLERGGFDPGILPELRATAEGRGEKAAVGLITEEMVEAFYLLGNAATCRRRIAEYREAGVEHALLLPRLEDYESAVEALGPRA
- a CDS encoding MFS transporter, which translates into the protein MSTPPDMSNPRPRRPLNVRFFYGWVVVATTFTASLLAAGIRAAPQTFVRPLEADFGWSRGAINAAVSINLVLYGAIGPFAGRFQDRRGPRVVMLVALALLAVGAGLTSSINRLWEFLVVWGLIVGTGAGGISSVLAASVAHRWFVRHRGVVLGLLNSAGSTGQLIFIPVVLSMIVAWGWRTAAMTLSGVAVVAFLLVWWLMRNDPAEVGEEALGESEANAAAAARPGGAPPVTSTTVRDAVRTRTFWLLAGAYAICGGTSNGLIGANMIPHALDIGISHQVASITVGIMAGLNFVGTMGAGWLCDRMDPRKVLAWIYALRAVSLLILPAVTGPAGMFVFAVIYGLDWFATVPPVVAIAGNTFGKNSVGSIYGLIFLAHQLGGAAMAQGSGIAYDVFGDYVPSFLTGAVLAVLAAGMSLAIAKDPPVRLAPPQPGLAAT
- a CDS encoding ABC transporter permease — its product is MRTKVYVGGSVVLLFIISGALGPLVAPFDPNQQSLETMLHAPQWFWGPHFLGTDNLGRDILSRIVFGARVSLLIAFAVVAISGLVGVVLGATSGYFGGNVDFTIQKLVEVVWAFPPLLLALTIMAFLGQGLFNLILALVAQRWIQYCRVTRGQSLSLKAREFVISAKSLGASDAQIIARHIIPNLIQVSLVIGTFAMASSIISEASLSFLGLGVPPEIPTWGTMLADGRIYISTAWWLALFPGLSIFITVLGINLLGDALRDVLDPRLKRAGTYI